The Sabethes cyaneus chromosome 1, idSabCyanKW18_F2, whole genome shotgun sequence DNA segment AAAAATCGACTCATAATTGGTTTATTTATTACTGTTTGCAATGCTCACCATCTTTTTGATTTCCCAAAATGAATTTGCACCAAAATTGCCTCTATTTGCTTTCCTAAAATGCACCTGATCCGAATTATGTACATTTAGTTCAAAATGCCCAAACTTCGATTTACTGGAGCTAGGAATTTAGGATAATATAATAGAAAAAACTTCGTATTCGTAAAACTTTGAGTTAAAACTATTTTAGCAAGCGTAAAACTAAAcaattacctgccaaatgactTAAGCATGAACTTATTCTCAGaccctttatcaatatttttaattttcctaCACTCAATACGAGAACCGTAACAATCGTAACAACTTTTACCGGTACCTACATGAATCTTACAAACAGACAAAGGAACTCAATTTTTCAATCGGAAATGACCAAGTTTTATGTTGCAGGTACGATTATTTGATACTGGCGCGTCAGATAACAATGCTTGTCCGTCGTAAAAGAGCTCTCTCGATGGAAACCTTTGCAACCGTTATTCCGTCCCAAAGCAGTTTAGTCTATAGCAGTTTACCTATGCATAGAGAAGTAAAATTTGGTTTCCTTTCCAATGCTCATCGGGTAATAATCAGTGCAAAACTGCAAACTCATGGTAAATCATTTTATAGGGTGCATCAATTTTTAAACTTAATCGTAGTTAAAGGGTTTGTACCTATACGATTTTTTAGTCAGAAGAAACGAGGTCAATAAGAAGTAGGAACACAAATTAATATCTAGTGTATGCAATGCGAGGTCATTAAATTGATACTTGTTGGTTACGGAAGATTCCAGTTGCTTGTATTCGACTTGAATTGCAGCTATgccatttttcttcagcaaattcACAACGTACCAATAGGTACAAAATCCGAGCCACCCCATTCTATACACCTGGGATGACAATTATGTACCGGCCAGACAGCTAGCCTGGTCCATTCAAGAAGGCGCTTTCATTTCGCTGGCAAATGATAGCCTTCGTTTCGCTTTGACCCTTTGAGTCGATCGGACAAGTTGTATTAAAGGCTTAAACTTGACCTCTGCGTCAGTTTGGTTCGGTTCGATGTCGCGACTAGACGGTAACCTCTTGTTGAACGATGAAACGTATAGTGGTGCTACTGTTCTACGGAGCATTAATCGGGATGGTGTCCTGCAGAAGAAAGATTCAATGTCGATTATTGCAGCCGGTCGTGCAGGAAACAACGACAACATTGGCTCCTCCGGTGCATATCATAAACAGTACCGAGTTTGAGATGATTATGGCGAAGTTAGATGCGTTAGATTTACGTCTAGTGAAAACGGAGTTTTCCTTACAAAACACGATACACGCGATTGCAAATGATATGTCCAATTTGGGCCAAGTGGTGGAAAAACTAGCCTGGGTTGCTAGCCAAACTGAACTGTCCAGCAGTTTTGTGGAGCATCACGTAAAATTGATCGAGTATAATTTGACAACCCTGCAGAAGGATGTCAGAGATGTATTAAACATTCAGCAACGTCTTCCGACGAGAAGTTACATCGAGAATGCGTTGGTGAAATTGAAATTCGCCCCAGCACCGAAAGAGCCGATGACTgaagaaaaagtacaaaaaatgATGGAAACTATGCAGTCAATGCAGACCGTAGAGCCGATGACGGAAGACAAAGTGCAAATGATGGTGGAAACTATGCATTCCATAATGGATGAACCGACCTACGAGTACTGCGACCAGCTGCCAGAAAATAGCACATCCGGTGTCTATATAATTCAACCGGATGGCGATTTCCGTGATCCAATGAAAGTGTTTTGCAATCAGACTTTTATGGCTGGCGGTTGGACAGTGATCCAAAACCGTTTCAATGGAACGGTAAATTTCTATCGAGATTTTCAAGAGTACACACGTGGATTTGGTAAAATGGACGGCGGTGAATTCTGGCTGGGGCTTGATCGAATCCATCGATTGACCTACTCGGCCCCGCACGAATTGGTGGTGGTCCTTGAAGACTGGGAAGGTGTTTCGAAGTATGCGAGATACGAGAACTTTGAGGTCGCTGGAGAGTAtgagaattttaaaataaaccatCTCGATGGATACTACGGGACAGCAGGAGACTCGATGAGCTATACTGTGAACGGATATTTCACCACTTTCGATCGGGATCATGACACCAATGAGAAGGACAATTGTGCCATCAAGTATCACGGGGCTTGGTGGTACAAAGCTTGCCATTCGGGGTAAGACATTTTTGAGTAAGTTTGGGAAATTTGCCTAAttggtttttgtttgtttttctgttcGTGATTCAGCAGCAACTTAAATGGAAAATACCTACGAGGCAGTACAACCGAGTTTGGTACTGGAATGAATTGGAATACTTTTCATGGAATGAACTATGCGTTGAAGTCATCGATGATCATGATCCGAAGACGAATGGATATGATTTCGCTGGAAGCTCAGCGCACACACATTGTGCCCGAGAATGTTACAGCGAAAAGCGAggaaaccgaaaaaataaattctATTGAATAAAGCTACAGATGAAGTACCTACActgattgttttttttattttttcgagtttaataGTAAATTTAAACAGACATAGATTCTTTTTTGGGAAGTGAAAAAGCGTCTAGTCCTAAGAATGATGAATTGGACGAACTGGGAAACAATCTTTCGGTTGGTGCCGAAATGCTTTTTGCGTTAAGCTTCTGCCTCCCGCTTATTTTAAATAGACCATTATCtaattttattctcccaattctatcatgtACTATATATGTAGAAATAGATTGCACTAGTAAGAGCCCTAAGCCATGGAAATTTCAAAACAAGAAGTATTCTTTGCTTTAACGGGATTGTAGATTATGGTCAAACTTGCATGtctcaaaattataatttttcagaCACACATTGACTACGCTAGGGATGACTTTTCAACACGCACACTGATCTCCGAACCTGACTTGTGATGTGTAAAACTTTTAGATTCGTGGTTACAAAAACGGCACGTGTCTGATGAGAGCTTCCCGCTATCTTTTAACTGGTTTTTTATAGTCCACTAGGGATTAAGTATTAATTAAAAACGTTGTTACAAATCAGTTGTGACAACTGATACCTGACCCGCCGTAAACAAGTTACTATAACTAGAAGTGCCAAaattgtgctgcttgggaagtGGCTCCCAGTAATTTATAACGTTCTGCCGGTTCCCAGCTTTCAACACCGGAAACATAAAAAATTGCTTCCATATTCCGGGAAATTTCCCTTGCGCAAAAGACTTGTTGAAGATATAGCTTAGTGGGATTGCTAGCACCTCAGTGCAAAAACGACAGCAGGAATTCCGTCTGCGGCTAATATCATATCAGCGGTAActtcaaaaattgtcaaatcAATTAAATTAGCTGGAACATTCTCAGCCGCGATCTCGGCTTCGGTTTCGGAAGCAATTCGATCGGCAAATACAGAGgcgaaaaattttgcaaacagcTCGCATGAATCAAACTCTGATGTTGCCTCAACATCGTCCAGACAAACATTCAATGGTAATGAAGAACATTTCCTTTTAGAGTTAACGAAGTTCTAAAAGTTCTTTGGATTTCGACGAACATCGGTCTACACTCGCAGAACATAAGATTTGTACAAAGCACTGTTCAGCTGACGGCATGCTTCACTACGATGTTGAAAGTTCAGCTTCGACAAGTTCGTTTGAAAACGGCGATATTTGCGCTGAGCATTGTTTGTTAGTCGCTTTAGTTCACGCAAGCGAACAGTGCTCCACGCAGGTAAGCTATGACGCTTAACAGTAGGTAGATTTAAATTAAGCCATTCCACAACAATATTGCAGAAGCACACAGTCATGTCATCAACATCAATGAAATCACGCAGGAACTTCCAATCAAAGTTCGACAAGTGATTTGTCAAAGCATCAAAGTCGATCTTTCGATAGTTTAACGATCTCGTTTCGTTATTCTTACATGCACGAGCAGCGCTGTTACAATTGGCGGTTGCAAAAGTTATTCAGCTCGCCAACAGAAGAGATGTATTCTTCAATTACGTCGACGATCTGGCTGCGATCGGGAGGTATATATACGCCAGACAGTAGCAAGGTCGTGCCTCTAACACTTGCCTTCACCTAAATTTGCTCCAGATTTTTACCACTCACTGTTTCGATGACTGAGCTGAGATGACACTGCGCTACAGCAACCAACACACCATCAAAGGTCACAACGGAATACAGTGAACGACGACCCAAATCGCAGATCCACTGTAACTGGATTTTTGTGAATTGGCCCACCCAGTAGCTTCGTTTTATCCAGGGTATTGTGAATCCCCCCCTGTTTTGTTTAGCACTCGATGGCGTCGTCAGAACTATGAGGTGAATAGTTGCAGGGAGTTGATTCGGTCGTCAAGGCCAGTTTCAGTCAAGATGATGATGTCTAGATTACAGTCGCAGGTCGTCAAAAGCTCATCGATTTTCGTCCGTAGGCCGCGCACATTCTGGTAGAGGATCCGGATACCATATTCGTAGGTGACATCACGCTGCAGCATAAGGTCATTCAGTGCGGGAGGAGCAAAACTGTCAGAAAAATACTCGCCTCTGGTGGAAACCCGAAGGTTTCCACCGTCCACAGAAGAACACATTTAATTTAAAACTCCATTTGCTCCATTCTCGACTGATGGTATacgcacagactaacagacgtaacactgaagtctcattccatcgtcaataaaaacgatcatttcaaatttttccttaagccaagactcaaacaacagtcgctgcgcgagaacgtcgctcgcctgcgctggcgctgttgtcaaatAATGTACAAGTAagtttatagcattgctaaattta contains these protein-coding regions:
- the LOC128745631 gene encoding techylectin-5B-like, producing MKRIVVLLFYGALIGMVSCRRKIQCRLLQPVVQETTTTLAPPVHIINSTEFEMIMAKLDALDLRLVKTEFSLQNTIHAIANDMSNLGQVVEKLAWVASQTELSSSFVEHHVKLIEYNLTTLQKDVRDVLNIQQRLPTRSYIENALVKLKFAPSMQTVEPMTEDKVQMMVETMHSIMDEPTYEYCDQLPENSTSGVYIIQPDGDFRDPMKVFCNQTFMAGGWTVIQNRFNGTVNFYRDFQEYTRGFGKMDGGEFWLGLDRIHRLTYSAPHELVVVLEDWEGVSKYARYENFEVAGEYENFKINHLDGYYGTAGDSMSYTVNGYFTTFDRDHDTNEKDNCAIKYHGAWWYKACHSGNLNGKYLRGSTTEFGTGMNWNTFHGMNYALKSSMIMIRRRMDMISLEAQRTHIVPENVTAKSEETEKINSIE